The proteins below are encoded in one region of Thermosipho atlanticus DSM 15807:
- a CDS encoding FeoA domain-containing protein, with protein sequence MTLDKVPVGSKVKIKNIFESNIKHRLLGMGLIPNTIIEVVHTSPMGDPRAYRVFNKLITLRNTEASKIEVEFLEDYIPLSAVSEGEYIVSGFLGGHRFLRKVANLGLKTGLKITLKNSVVYINGKKIALGHGMKEKIFLRRL encoded by the coding sequence ATGACTCTTGATAAAGTTCCCGTTGGCTCCAAGGTTAAAATAAAAAATATTTTTGAATCTAATATTAAACACAGACTATTAGGAATGGGATTAATTCCTAACACAATAATTGAAGTTGTTCATACTTCGCCAATGGGAGATCCTCGGGCATATAGGGTTTTCAATAAGTTAATTACATTAAGGAATACAGAAGCTTCAAAAATAGAAGTTGAATTTCTTGAAGATTATATTCCGCTTTCTGCAGTTTCTGAAGGTGAGTATATTGTCTCTGGTTTTTTGGGAGGACATAGATTTCTAAGAAAAGTTGCAAATTTAGGTTTGAAAACTGGATTAAAAATCACATTAAAAAATTCTGTTGTTTATATTAATGGTAAAAAAATTGCACTTGGACATGGCATGAAAGAAAAAATATTTCTAAGGAGGCTGTAA
- a CDS encoding HD domain-containing protein, with protein MSNLHEKWCMIKEFAMKTLGNNNDHGFEHVLRVVKYCRYIGIREHADLTILIPAAYLHDIARPIELVNPSIDHAEEGAKIAKDFLESIDYPCIDSIVYAIKNHRYRKKLIPKTLEAKILQDADRIDALGAIGIYRVISHAVNNGSNLKNILKHFEDKILKLYSQLHTKTAKELSFEKHKLVVEYAQFLKDELNFINNMDDII; from the coding sequence ATGAGCAATCTACATGAAAAATGGTGTATGATTAAAGAATTTGCCATGAAAACACTTGGGAATAACAATGATCATGGTTTCGAGCATGTTTTAAGAGTCGTAAAATATTGTAGGTATATTGGAATTAGAGAGCACGCTGACTTAACTATCCTTATTCCTGCAGCATATTTACATGATATAGCCCGTCCAATAGAATTAGTTAATCCTTCAATTGATCATGCCGAGGAAGGTGCAAAGATAGCAAAAGACTTCCTTGAAAGTATTGATTATCCTTGTATTGACAGTATAGTATATGCGATAAAGAATCACAGATACCGCAAAAAATTAATCCCAAAAACCCTTGAAGCGAAAATACTTCAAGATGCTGATCGAATAGATGCATTAGGTGCAATAGGAATATACAGGGTTATTTCTCATGCAGTAAATAATGGTTCTAATCTTAAAAATATTTTGAAACACTTCGAAGATAAGATATTAAAATTGTATTCACAACTTCACACTAAAACAGCTAAAGAGCTATCATTTGAAAAGCATAAATTAGTTGTTGAATATGCACAATTTTTAAAGGATGAATTGAATTTTATTAATAATATGGATGACATAATTTAG